CAGTTGAAACCCGAATTAGTATAAAAAAGTAATCTGTCATCATTTTTCGGAGCATGGGTATGTCCCATTACAATTATCGGCTCACCTTTGCCGGAAAAGAGTTCAGCTTCAAGCGCTGTCGCCCAGGCAGTAAGGTCACCGCACGCATCCGTATCGGCAAATCCCATCAATGCTCCGTCTATATTATTTAAGTGGGCATAATATTTTGAATCTACCAGAGAGCCCTTAGACCAGGTTGAGCTGGGCTTTTCTATAGTACCGCAAAGCAGTTTCGGATAGGTGGCTTCCACATCAGCAGCAGTTGCCGTAACATCCTGCCCGTTATATCGCGGCATTACAAATGAGGTAACCGGATCATGGTCTTTCGGATCAGGCTGTAAAGCATTTATAACCATATCCGGTAAATTAAATGGAGTACCGGCCTTCCACATTTTAAAAAGGTTTGAGAGCATCTCATCGACATCGAAACCAAGCGGATTACCAAGCCCTTTAAGATAGGCGGCATTTTCTACATTCAGCTTTTTACACTCTATGTTTGAAAGCAGCGCCGACATTCTGGTTATGAAATAGCTTAACGGCAGGTTTTTCCAGTTTGCAGGCGGATTTATATAGTCACTGGCGCATAAAAGCGAATAGATGTGTCCATGAGTCATAAAAATGGGTCTTGGTCCCAACTCAGGCATATAGTACTGTAGGTTGATCGGCATTACCTTTACATCCGGGCTTATTGCACTGCAAATCTGATCGGCGGTAACGGCCATGTCGTGGTTCCCGTTTACATATACTACATTATTTTTACCCAGAGCATTAACCGTTTTAGCCAGTTCACCGTATAATCCGAAAATCGCCTTGTTTACACCATTTGGAAGAGTAACAACTTCAAACGAAGGCGGAATTATTTCGGGAGGGTATGTCCATAAATCGACAAGATCCCCCAGTAATACCAGCTCCTTGACATTATTTGCGGGGTTTTGGGCCCATTGAAGTGATGCGATCAGCATATCCTGGTGAATCTTGCTCTGATACCAGTTGCTTTTCGCATCTATTCCAATATGGATATCGCTTAATACCATGATTCTATTCTTTGCCATACTATTTCCTTTTCTTATATGATTACTCCTTAATTAACAGTGTTTTAAAATAAGTTTTTCCTTCCAAATCAACTTCGGTCCTTTCTATACCGTGGATATCACTCTCATAGCCTGGGAAAGTATTTTCAAAATCCTGCCTTGCCAATAAGTAGCTGAGTATCGGGTCTGAATCAGAATCATAGACTTCACCGCCCATGATTACAGGTATACCCGGAGGATAGGGAACTACCATAACGCCCTGTATCCTTGATTGTTCAGGTTGTATATTTCTCAACTCAACAAACTCTACCTTGTTGCAAACTACCTGCCGGTAGGCATCGGAAGGAACCATTTTTTGCAAAGGTATGTTTTTAAAGGCGTCATCCATTAATTTGAGAATATTATTTTTTTGGATATATTCATGCATCATCTGACAATGGTCTTTAAGCCCGATATTTTTATATTTATCAGGATATTGTTTGACCAATTCCGGGAAAACCTGACCCAGTAAAATATTTAAGTCATAAAGTTCTTTAAACTTTAATAGTTCCGCTACCAGCGTTCCCTGTTTTCCTCTGGTTGTACCTGGAGAATTTAAAAGCAAAAAGGAGTAGTAATCACTTTTTTCACAGACAATGCCCTTATCGATTAAATAATTTGTTACAATGGATGCAGGAATACCCATTTTCTGATAATTGCCGTTTACATCAATCCCAGGGCAGGTAAAAGTCAGTTTGATTGGATCAAGCATTACATAATCTTCCGCTACATCAAAACCATGCCAGGCATCACCATGCTTGATGACCCAGTAATCCTGATTTGATATTAATTCTTCCAGCGGAGTTTCGCAAATTGTATCAGGCTGCCACATTCCAAAAAACCAATCATTATTAACCAAATAATCCTTTTGTATTTGGGCTGTTTTTTTCCTTAACTCTATTGCTTCCGTAATGATGTCATTAAAAAGTACAGGGCCGTTGTCATGCATCATTTTGGAAGCCACTTCCAGTGAAGCTACCATATTATACTGAGGCGAAGTTGATCCGTGCATCATATAGGACTCATTAAACAGAGTTTGAAACATCTCCGTTTTTTCAGGTGATTTGAGGATATCTTCCGTCAACCTGACATGGATCATGGAAGCCTGGGAGAAGGCTGTCAATAATTTATGAGTGGACTGGGAACAAAAAACAAGTCGGTCATTCGGCGCAAGTGCCATACCGTAATGATTTTGATAAAGGGGATGAAATTTTGCGTAGGCATACCATGCTTCATCAAAATGATGGACTTTTACCTGATTAAGTTTTTTCATTACATATTCAATATTATAACAAACTCCGTCGTAGGTTGAGTTTGTAAGAGCAGACATGTTATACTCTTTTGGCTTAATTTTGGTAAAGTCAACGGGCCCGATAATGCCCATGCCGTTTCTGACAGGACACATATATTCGGGTTTTGCTTCTGTGATAATCATGGCGTAGTTCAATGATTTGTGGCAGTTTCTGTCAACAAGTGACGCTTGCCCCGGTGATATCTGACTTCTCCATATGATCTGGTTGGCCGTTGATGTTCCGTTTAGCACATAATAGCATTTATCCGCTCCAAATACTTTTGCGGAAAACTGCTCGGCCTCTCCGGTTACTCCACTGTGATCAAGCAAAGATCCCAACTCCGGCACGGATATGGAAAGATCGGCTCTTAAAACATCTTCGCCGAAAAATTTATGAAAGGCCGTACCCGATGGACTTCGTAGAAATCCTTGTCCTCCCATATGTCCCGGTGTATGCCATGCATATTTATATTCATTTACATATTCTATCATGGTACCAAAAAAAGACGGCAGTACTGATTTAATATATTCCGTCACATGCCTCTCAATTCTTCCTGATAAAAACTCTACCGTATCCGTCAATTTCCATATTGTGCCATTTATACCGGCCAATATGCTTTCCGGAATCTCTTCGATTGAACCTCTGTTAACCAATAAAAGTATTGGAATTGACTGATTTCTGGTCCGTATAAAATCAATTAAAATACCGGACAGTAAAACATTATTACCCGCTATACCCTTGCAATAATTTTTTCTGTGAAGCCGGCCTGCATCAGCAAGATTGTAATCAAGAACGATAGCGCCCAGATCTTCTCTGGAAAAAACGATATCATGAGCATCGCCAAAGGATGTTGAGAGTATATAGGAGCAATCCTGCTCCCTTGTTAACTGTTCCTGGAGTTCTTTTAACCATGCGCTTTCATCGTTTTTTTGATTGATCTGATCGGTCACAAACAAAACAGGCCATGAAGATTTATCTATTTTTTTCACAATTATCTCCTTTGCAATTACTTCATATCATAAGAATCCGGACCATCTTTGTAGTTAGTCACATTAAGCCATTCAGATGAATACCCGATATTAATTGGAGTCTCGAGTTCAGGAAGATTCATATAACCGTCGGAATATTTTGCCACCAGCATATCCGCCATTTTCCACCATTGGCTGAATACTTTTTTGGCATTTCTTTTACTAAGAGCTATTAATATTATTTTTGCTTCATCTGCTGTTTTGTTTTTGATTTTTTCATCCCATTTACTGATCTTGGTAAATTCTTTTTGTTCCAGCTCTTTTTGAAGGGGGATAATATCGTTTGATGTAATCCGTTTAAAGTTAAGCCGCGACCAGCCGGCAACAAAGTTAAATACCCACCATGCAGAATCTCTTGAAAAAATTTGCGGATCTCCTTTTTGATAAATCTCCGGAATGTTATTTACCTGAACAGGCAGTGGAGCAAAACAGGTTGTGTAGGAAACATCAGGCCCAAACCAGACAATTCCTTTGAGTGCTTCCGAGGCATTTGGTCTGATCTGATTAACATAGGTGTATCCCTGATAAAAGACGGAAATGGAACGTTCCCAGGCTCCATAAAATTTTTTATCTTCGGTGATATTGTTTTGTTTGCCGTCATATGTACCCACAAACCGGTGAGGATCATTATACGGTCCGGCGGCAACTCCTTTGGTCAGGTCAAATTGTGTTCCTTCATAATGGTCTCTGTATAAAGAGAATATATCGGATAGTGAAAGTTTTCTCTGTGGTTTAATCGAAAACGGATAGTCTGTAGTATATCCGTCTTCTACCCATGGGCTTAGGCAAAGATCGGGATTTACCCTGTCCAATACCCGCCAGACCCTTCTTAACGAATAATAGGGATGATTATATTCTCCGGGGCTGACTGCTTTTAGCCAATCAAGTTCTCCGTCTCCCGGTTTCCACCATCCTGTTTTTTGAAGTCCGGGTTTTAATAATTGAGAATACATAAAATTATCAGGATCATCTTCTATGATATTACGAATCCGAAATTCATTGGCCGCCACAAAGACTTCACCGTCCGGCACCCGCTGTGCAACCCAGGCTGAATGATATTCTTCATCCGGCAGTGCACACATCTCAAAAACCCAGGCTTCCTTCTCATCGGCTACAAGCAGGGTTTCACCCGTGGAATAAAAACCATATTCTTCAATAAGGCTTCCCATTAATTTAATAGCTTCTCTTGCGCCGGTACAGCGTTCCAGGGCTACACGGGACAATTCGGAACTGTAAAACAGGCGTATATGCTTATTGTATTTCTTTGCATCGTCTGCAGTAACATAATCAGGCTGATAATAAGCGCCGTTTGTGCATTCTCCTATCATAAGATTATGTTCATTCATTATTCCGTAATTACCGTCAAAATAGGCATAAGTATTTTCTACCTGCGGGATTGTTCCGATAGGTTGAGTAAGATCAAAACCCGGCCTATAATAGTTTGGTCCTCTGTTTTTGGTATTGATCCTGGGATATTTATAATGTTCCGCAAAGATATCCCTGCGTTCATTTGGTTTATAAGGCGTGTCATTGGCAGGGACTGAGATAATTCTTTGATCTCCCAGCTCGTCATCATCAGAATGAGTCACAATCATCGAGCCATCTGTTGTGGCTCCCTTTGTAATTATCATTGTTGTACACATAAATTTTTTCCTTTCCGAAAGTTAATGTATGCTCTGAAGCAAATGACAGCCGTTTATCTTTTTGAAACTCTGTTATTTTCATGATCATTTGATGGACATGCCCATCAAACTCTTCTTCTAATTTGAAGACAGAACCTTTAATAATCGGCTTTGGTGATAACCACTTAAAATCCTTATGCGAATCCGGGTACCACTTGATGTAGTTTTCATCAAGATTCATAAACCAGTCAAAAACACGGGATACCGGAGCTTCAATTGTTTCTTTGTAATTTATTATACGCATGATGAGATAGTATTTTATCCAACATTTTACTTCTCGCCGCCGGGCTACTGATAGTACTATACTTTGAAAAAGAACGGCCTTTTGTTGGACAAAACATTTAGAAAAACCTCGCAATAGTCCAGACGGTTGTGAAAGCATTTGTTAGGCTTAATTATTTAGTTGCAATGAGTATTGTAATACCTTTTTCGCCATTTTCAAAAATATCCAAATGGCCTCCTGTCAGGTTGCTGCCATCTAAAATACCTTTAGAGCAGGTCTTTGAGCTAACGGTATAGCCTCTCAGTTTTAACTGCGCTTTGGTAACATCAGACTGTTCGGCCGATGTAGCAATTATTTTTATCTTGTTGTGATCCATTGCTTTACTCCTTTAATGTTTATAAATTATTAGCAGGAAGAGAAATATATAGAGGGTTAATAGCTGAATTCAAGTCTTCTGATAATAGCTCTGTTAGATCAGAATTTTTCTTACATTTGTTGATAGTTATCTCGACAGTGGTTGTAACAATTGTGGGAAATTTAGTTTTTGCCTTTAAAAGGAGTGCACTTAGGGTTGAGTTGTTTATGGATCCAGATCCATCAGAAACATATTCTGATATTTTTGATATTTTGTAGTCTTCAACAGCGTTTAAGGTCTCTGCTCGTGCTACAGACTTTGCTATATTTTGGTCAACTTTGCCGGAAGAATCTTTACTGAACAATAAGGCGGCCCCAGGTTCTGAAACGGCTTTATCTCCAACAGCTAATCTTTGATATATTCCTGATTCATCACCCCAGCTGAAAATTCCAAAGTATTTTAGTTCCATAATAACATTGGCGGAATCTCGAGCTCCATCTTTTAAATCCGGAATTCCCTCTTTGGTAGTAGTTGTTATTGTACCATCAGAGTTTTCTGTTCTAACAGTTTTGTTTGATGTTGCACGATTAGTTGGTACATAAGCCAATTCTGCACGCTTATAGCCTAATGAAGCTGTCGGATTCTGGGTGGCCGGATTTTGAGATATTTCGACACCAATAACTGTGCCAGTTGATGCAATTATTGAACTGCCACTAGTACATCCAGATACGCCTAATGTAATAAGTCCAATACTAGTAAATAATTTTAGGAATAATATGCTGTTATTATGTCTATTGCTTTGATTTTTCATTTATAGTTTCTCCTGTAATTGTTGGGTTAATAACTATATTGATAGGTCCTAAAGTCTTTTGAGATATTTCTAAAACTATATTATTTGTGGTTTCGGGAATGGAAACAACATTAGATTTTGAATAGCCAATCGCAAAATGTATGGTTGGTTGGTCTGAAATTTGTGCTCCGATTGATTCTGTCTTGGTGACTAAAACACCATTGTTTTCGTTGGGCTGCTTTACTGTTACGACTCCTAATCCAACAATAAGGTGGTGAGTTGTACCGTTTTGGCCATTAATTGGAATGGAACATCCGCATAGTAAGCAGGATAGTAAAGATATGTATATTATTTGGCGCATATTATATTTTGAGTCTTAAGCAAGTATAACCTGGAGCAATTCTGCTAATATCGGATATGAAACACCTCGTTCCGCCAATGCTTTGCTGTCAGGGTTGAAACAATGGTTACAGTTTAACCAACTTATCTGCACCAAGTTCTTTAAGAATGTCACCGATAAGATAACTTAGTAAAATAAACGAAATAATAATCCCCAACTTAGATGCCCAATTTTTATCAAGAGGCCACAAAAGTTGTTTATGATATCTTTCTATATTCTCTTCATTCTTTTCATTTCTAACAGTATCCCATAATTCCATGGCCTTTGTTTGTCTGGCAATTAGAGTGAACAGCATAGGAGATAAAAAAAGCAATGGAACTAGCCACCGAATCATTAACTGCCCAATATCATAAATATTAATGTCGCTCTGAGCCGATTTTGAAATTATTGGGATTACTAATGCTGGGCAGAGTGCCCAATAAATCATATTCAATGCTTGGTTCCACCTTTCAAGACCGAATTCATGAAGTGCGGAATATGGATCAAGTCGAATGGTTAGTTTTAGCCTTTTTGATACTGGAAGTTTTTTGAATAATACGAAGTAAAGAAGATGTGCCCAAATATGAAAAAGTGCACAAAAAGCTATAATGATTATTGCATATTGCTGAAAGTAAGCAAAGATAACAAATATGAGGTTATGAGTTTTATTAATCTTCTTACTATTTTTATTGTATGGCTCGAATAACCATGCTTCAGTCCATGATGCATCATTGACTTTTTGTCGATACTCACCCGTATCTGTTTTATAGAGCATTTTGTAGACATTATCTATTGGAATAGGCTCTATCGTTTTGTTTATATCTTGAGTTGGCTCATCTATATAGAAGTTAATGGATGATACTTTTCCATCTTTTTTGACTGTTAGCTTGCTTATTTTGGTGGATTGGCTTTTGTAGATCAAATATAGACCTTTTGTATCTATAAACATGACTATTGTAGCCATGAATACAGCACAAATGATTATGTATTTTTTGTGGGAGTTCATATTGTTTTTAAATTCATCGAAGTGATTAATCTCGTTTGTTAGTTTTTATGAATGCATAATTTCAAACTTTAACAAATATCTTTCTTAGGAAGAAATTACTTTTACCTTTCATGGTTACTGCGAAAATAAAAAAACAAAAGCCCCGTGCTTCAATTGTCTGAAGATCGGGGCTTGATTGTATCCAGTCATGTTAAATCCTTTTAAGACCTTAGATAAACGCTCCCTTTTACCCGATTAGCGCTAAAGCTTCACTAATCGTGCCTTCGGCAGGCTCAAATTCAACTCCTCGAAATACTCGATGTATTCCTGTGGTTGAAATTTTCGCCTTTCTTGAACTTGAGCAAAATCAAACATTTTTCAAAGGTCTCATTTTAGAGATAGAAAAATAAGAAAATGAGATATCGGATTATTAGTTCCAGAAAATATTAAAATAACGCAATTTATTAAATGAGCAACAACACATAGGTTTCACTAACACTTTATATTAATTAACTCAATAAAAAAAATATGACCTTAAAATCTAACATTATTTCTCTTTCCTTATCTCTTTAATTATCTTCAGCCTCTACTATGGCTTCTGCTGTTTGCAGGCCGGCAGTAGCAACATCTGATATAGCCATCACTGCAATACATACCTCTTTCACACTGGGGTCGGCAATATTTACAGCAACAGCGTAACTCGTTGTGGCAATTGCTGATGTAAGATTAGATGTTTCTTCTATAATTGCTTCTGTCCAGGCAGTATCATTGTCAACTTCCGTTAATTCATATAAATGCCAACATGTGCAACATAAAGCAGGAATGAGCAGAATTGTATCCACAATTGAACTTGTCGCTCTTCCATCATCAGCCTTTAAATTATTTAATATTCCGGAAGATGCTCCGAATTTTTTCTGCGCAGGACCTGAAAAAATTAACGCAGAAAGTATATTTGCAAAAGTTGTTATGTTATCGATCCAGCCAACCACTTCATTTTTAACAGGGTCTTTTGGTACAAGAGTATCAGTTATGCCGAGCATAACGGAGTTTAACATGCCTATTATTCCGGAAGGTGTTGAAAAGGGGTTGTCTTCATCCTCTTCAACCGCCTCAAGAGATGAAACAATAGAGGACATTAAAGTAAAAAATCCGGAAGAAATATGTCCGATTATAAAAACGGTTTTGGCAACACTATCCGGTATAGTTATCGATCCGATGCCTTTAAATGCATCAATTACATCCTGAAAAGTTGAAGCACTGATCAGAAAATCAGTATACTTGTCATCCTCAAAAGGCATAGTGTCATTTAGCAATTTATATTCTAATGTTACCGGTACAGCAGTTATCAAACACAACAGATCTAAAATTGAAAATGAAGAAATACCAATTTCATCAAGAATATCACCAAGTATAGGTATGGTTATGGGTGTATCCAATGCAGCTAAACATTCACTGGAAAGATCAACTATAATATCGAAAAAAACATCCATAACATTTTGAGCGCTTTCAAGCACGCCATCGGCCATGATTGCTGTAATTTTTTCAAGAATTACTTCCAGGTTTAATTTTTCGTACTCTAATGCCAGGTCCCGAAATTGATCAATGACATTATCCAATGTTGTCTCTTCACTTTTCATTGCATCAAATAATTGTGAAACTAATGACTGGTCAGGATCAGGATCGGGCGGAGGGTTTTGCTGTTTTATATTCCCTGAATTATTTTGAAAATGGTTGGATAATAATGTCCCAGGGGCACTAAGTCCACGTGATGGATTCGAACTGCTGTTGGCAGGCGCTGTTGCAGCAGCTCCTAATCCGGACCAGTCATTGATGCAAGCCCAACCATTGATGGTCTGGACCAGTTTTTTTATTTCATTGTCAAAATCATCTTGTAAGTCCTTAATTTGATCTATTGCATTTTGAAGGTATAGTACTGACAAGTTTTTTAAAACATTTTTTGTGCGAATAATATCCTGCCATTCAAACAAAAATTCAAGATACTTTATCAGATCATCAACAGCTGTTTTAACTGAATTGTAAATCCATCTAACCGCTCCGATAACTTTTTCTTCACAATCAAGCACTGCTGAATATACTTCATCTGCTATGGTCAAAACAATATTTAATAATCCACTGGTTTCATCTTTTACTAAATCAATTTCGTGTTCAATTCCGGTTTCCAGCCATTTGAATAAATTGCCTGCGTCAGCACTGATGGAACTAGCTGCCCCATATGTAGCAAGAGGACGGACTGAGCTAGTCGATGATAAACCAATATCAATATTTGCTTTAGCTATATCTGAATATGCATCTCCTAATTGTACATTATATGTGGCTACCTGAGAGAAATCCTTGTCCGATGTGTTCTGGTCAATAAGCGGTTCGGTGCTTCCATCAGGATTTGTTATTACTGTTGCTTTTACTAAAGATGCAGTATTCAGAGCAGCAACCTGGTTCATGGGATTATCCATTGGATTAATCGTTATAGGATCTGTGTTGTCGTCCGAAACAATAATTTTAGTGCCCGGAAGATCGTCAACAGTTTCGACAATGAGGATACTCCCCATATTGTCGGTTCTTACAGGTATTGGATCGGTATCCAATACATAATATAAATTATTTATATAGAATGATATTCTTGCACTAGTACTAATATTTAACAAATGATCCCTGATCGGTTTATTATTATCATCAGTAAGCTGTATTCTTGTTGTATAGGAGCTGATCTTTGTTGATTCGGCATTTGCAGGGGCTTGTAAATTTATGCTTTGAGATTTCCAAATGGTGGTTTGTGGCGATTGGACGGCCTTAGTCAGAATATTTCCGGCAGCAGCAAAAAATTCAATAGAGTCATCTTTGTTATTAATATAGGGTGAAAACTGGTCTACTTCATCAAGGATCGGGACTGGTGTGCTCCAGGCAGTTTGATCCGTTATCCGGCTTTTATCACATTTTGTATAAAATATTTGATTATCACGATTGAGCCCCCATACTATAATTTGATCATCAGTAGCGCATGAGCATAATTTTGAGACTCCGTCAAAAAGCTCATTTTGAAAGATCAGCTCTCCTGCATAATCCTTTGATTGTTTGTTTGCATCATAATAGTATAGGGTTTTGTCCGCAGCCAAGTATAAATCAGTCAGGCTGTTTCCGGCATCAACCGTACTTATCGCTGTAGCGCTTTGAGGAGCAACCAATGGGGTTGTAAATGGAGCTCCGCCAAATGGGTTATACAACTGAATATAGGTAAGTTCGGTTTCTCCATTATTACTTCCAAGCGTATACATCCCATCGACCGAATCACCGCCCTTCCTTCCCAGGCAGCTTATTGCGGGAGGATCAAGGTCAGCTCCAACTACCATCGCGTTCCAGATATATCCGTTAGTTTTATTTGGATCAATATAATAACGCAAAATATAATTATTACCTGGATCGAAGGTTGATTGAGAAATATCAGCAACCACATATTCCTGATCAGAGGTTTCGGATATATATAAATCTTCGATATCAAGTTCGATACCGCTATGCTCTTGGTCGTCATAAGGCATAATCACCCAATTAATTGTTTCTTGTGTAATTGCCCCACAATTATTTTCATTGTTCAATGACAAGTATAAGTAGTCCTGACCATCAACGGTGATTGCAAGAGAAATATCAATATTTCCTGTACTGACATTCTGAGCCACCGCAAAGTTTTTAGCTATAATTGCGCTATTCCCATAATCGGGAGAAAGAAGGCTGCTAAGGTCAATCTTTTCCCAGCCGATCTTGTGAGCGGATTTTTGCTCTATTAGATAAAATACATCATCCGTTCCAATTGCAAACAGCAAAGTAAGTCCGTCACCAGTTTGCAGAGCTTCAAAATTTTTCTGGGGCGATACGACTTCTGCTTGTAAATAGTTTTGCATTAGCTCTGAAGAATATGTAACATTTAAATTTGTTCCCATTTTATCCACCTATCATTATATATAATTGATATTTGTTCGCTTAGTTAAGACTCATCTTTTATCAGCGTCTGAAGGGTCTATGTAAAGAACATTTGCTACTAAATCCTGGTTTTCAGAAAAAGCGGCATTCGAAAATGTGAAAGTACTGCCTCCGGGAAACACCCATGTGTTTGAACCATTGAGCATATCACAAATTTTTTGTGCATCATTTCTCAAAAAATCTCCTATCCATTCTTTGTAAGTGTCTTTAATTTTATCAACAACATCGTTAATTTGGTCTAAAGTTATAAGTTTTAACCACTTGTCAGGATCCGGTTTTTCTGAGTTATCAGTGATAACGGGATCAGATTCTGACACCGTAATTGTCCCATTGCTATCAACACCAATTGTATATACTGTTTGCGATGTGAAACTGGCCCAATTGCCGCTGGCTGTGCCACCATCAACATTTAAATAACAATGGGCATGTATGTCGGTTTCAATCGTGATAGACGTTCCTTCAATATACACATCTGATTGCGCAGTATATTCAACCTTGAACTCTCCCCAATTACCAAAAGTATCTTTGCTTTCATCAGACTTATAATATTGATAGGTTAGTATATGCGTTCCACCATCCGGAACGATATCAAAACTAAAATCCGAATCATCACTTTCATATCCCCATTCAAAATATGCTTCCGTAAGGTTTACATGAAAATGCACATGAGGCTTTTTTGAAATAGAACTTAAAGATGATGATAATAATTTGATTAAAAAATTTACAAAAGTCGTTCTGTTTATCGCCATAACACCCGCGTACTGGGTAATATCTCCGATATCGATCCAGTTCCATGTGAATTGCACCGGCGCCGGCATTGAATCACCATTAGACATCACCAGGTAATTAAGAGTATAGGCGTCATAATCTGATGTACCATTGCCATCGCTGCTTTTATAAGACGATATTTCAAAATTCAGATCGGTTGGGATAAGT
This genomic interval from Pseudomonadota bacterium contains the following:
- a CDS encoding metallophosphoesterase, coding for MAKNRIMVLSDIHIGIDAKSNWYQSKIHQDMLIASLQWAQNPANNVKELVLLGDLVDLWTYPPEIIPPSFEVVTLPNGVNKAIFGLYGELAKTVNALGKNNVVYVNGNHDMAVTADQICSAISPDVKVMPINLQYYMPELGPRPIFMTHGHIYSLLCASDYINPPANWKNLPLSYFITRMSALLSNIECKKLNVENAAYLKGLGNPLGFDVDEMLSNLFKMWKAGTPFNLPDMVINALQPDPKDHDPVTSFVMPRYNGQDVTATAADVEATYPKLLCGTIEKPSSTWSKGSLVDSKYYAHLNNIDGALMGFADTDACGDLTAWATALEAELFSGKGEPIIVMGHTHAPKNDDRLLFYTNSGFNCPARPDMEDGKKKPTFSVIEWKGNDKYTISVHSLLSDGTVIEDENPKKC
- a CDS encoding C69 family dipeptidase; the encoded protein is MCTTMIITKGATTDGSMIVTHSDDDELGDQRIISVPANDTPYKPNERRDIFAEHYKYPRINTKNRGPNYYRPGFDLTQPIGTIPQVENTYAYFDGNYGIMNEHNLMIGECTNGAYYQPDYVTADDAKKYNKHIRLFYSSELSRVALERCTGAREAIKLMGSLIEEYGFYSTGETLLVADEKEAWVFEMCALPDEEYHSAWVAQRVPDGEVFVAANEFRIRNIIEDDPDNFMYSQLLKPGLQKTGWWKPGDGELDWLKAVSPGEYNHPYYSLRRVWRVLDRVNPDLCLSPWVEDGYTTDYPFSIKPQRKLSLSDIFSLYRDHYEGTQFDLTKGVAAGPYNDPHRFVGTYDGKQNNITEDKKFYGAWERSISVFYQGYTYVNQIRPNASEALKGIVWFGPDVSYTTCFAPLPVQVNNIPEIYQKGDPQIFSRDSAWWVFNFVAGWSRLNFKRITSNDIIPLQKELEQKEFTKISKWDEKIKNKTADEAKIILIALSKRNAKKVFSQWWKMADMLVAKYSDGYMNLPELETPINIGYSSEWLNVTNYKDGPDSYDMK